Proteins encoded together in one Anopheles darlingi chromosome 3, idAnoDarlMG_H_01, whole genome shotgun sequence window:
- the LOC125954406 gene encoding unconventional myosin-Va isoform X2 — MSSTELYVKDARVWIPHPDTVWEGAIVEQDYKQDDKQIDLLTDRGVRHTVPIKSPDDLPPLRNPAILIGQNDLTALSYLHEPDVLYNLEVRFCDRQAIYTYCGIVLVAINPYAELPLYGADLIRAYRGHSMGELEPHIFAVAEEAYAKLEREKCDISIIVSGESGAGKTVSAKYAMRYFAAVGGSESETQIEKKVLASSPIMEAIGNAKTTRNDNSSRFGKFTKLLFLQNHSMALTGGTMQTYLLEKSRVVFQAPGERNYHIFYQLCAARDEWPELMLDHQDKFHFLNQGESPHISKLSDRDQFQDTLNALKTLGFDKSEVGDIMKVIAAVLHLGNVVFSHRQKSQSQEVDSEACSIASNDLHLNVFSDILQLDRNELRKWLVTRQIESMNESVLIPMNKAQAEATRDALAKHIYAELFQHIVQKINRNLAGSKKQTCCFIGVLDIYGFETFDINSFEQFCINYANEKLQQQFNQHVFKLEQEQYLREGIEWKMIDFYDNQPCIDLIESKLGILDLLDEECRMPRGSDESWVGKLLEKCSKYAHFDKPRFGTTAFLIRHFSDTVQYESRGFLEKNRDTVSRELVTLLKASGMRLCQKLMSVQEDGQGSDGKAPTAAGVKIMVSAARSQPSAMDKKKKPMTQKQQRKTVGSQFRESLTQLITTLHNTTPHYVRCIKPNDDKAPFKWEPPKIVQQLRACGVLETVRISAAGFPSRWTYEDFYERYRLLCKHAQIVDWNVNASCSNIVRNWLHDSDKYRLGKTQIFFRAGQVAYLEQMRTDTRRKHIIRVQALIRRFICQRRYQRLKRTALGLQRHARGMLARKRADNLRKNRAAVTIQRYVRGWLQRKKYVAIRSAVLGIQARARGFMARRKFHEVLDNYKATQIQRFCRGYLARRRYRERLAHIIKCQAAIRRFLARRAFKRLKAEARTVAHIQKMYKGLENKIIELQQRYDTVSKENVALKKQTAEVVELRLKLEAMKRLESEIKHLQLQLSQKDERLIQAIRQVEGERDEKMQLLEERQREEETRLREREQLEQELAKVRREVTEISTVHLVQRERLVSQADTDEIHAAYQRTVKDKDVLEGENVALRQEVRRLQRIMADSHELKTHSRSISNASSTNEEDYGYTSGRNTLDIRRASPHPYEDPSDSHVGDSPQNDQTAIILRMRKLFEEEKNKSDALRKELARLKKSSSFSTEDSIRASELEVENEKLRQDYNLLRNSIKRGVESREMDAQYTALQEELKRRREECISLKGVLAQQSQSLRSLGQTGNGDTNVRIHDEGELMEAFQAQKLVNRQLESELRAITDANNESIIESNRIIDGLKTENSALQEILERGFAADEEVDVETVRQNEQYLRHELRKSTAGYVELQEQLNELLTKNAELLQKNNILSNRLRDHGLNDSILMNEEFHSSMIAVVKKQSQKTIQGILKYRHADLSKIMQRLVTDLKPRVAVTLAPSLPAYVVFMCIRYTDLVNVEEHVRPLLTRFVQMINRLYRVPNSVEIRVMWLANTLTLHNLMKQFGGYPDYMQYNTDVQNGQQLKNFDLAEYRHIVHNTIVSIHDVLIRQIQESIKQYVVPAILHHDETARGKSRRTMSLDVSPEQNRSEPELLVQQLASVYNHLTSFGMDGCYVEQIFRQLMYYICAVSVNNLMLRGDLCMWKTGMKLRYNVSCLENWVRSLKMNPDVMKPFLPLNQISSILQARKTEEDVHTVLELSTSLSTAQVLKIIKSYKTDDCENAIKPAFIERLTQQLNLRSEQRESDTYMMDEDIVSPLMVLFKYSEVNLQEIEIPPELNLESLVTMI, encoded by the exons GCAGGCCATCTACACGTACTGTGGTATCGTGCTGGTCGCGATCAATCCGTACGCCGAACTACCACTCTATGGAGCCGATCTCATCCGGGCGTACCGGGGTCACTCGATGGGAGAACTGGAACCGCACATCTTTGCCGTGGCCGAGGAAGCTTATGCGAAGCTCGAACGGGAAAAGTGCgatatcagcatcatcgtcagtgGAGAATCCGGTGCAGGGAAGACGGTTTCAGCAAAGTACGCGATGCGATACTTTGCCGCCGTTGGCGGTAGCGAGTCGGAGACAcagatcgagaagaaggtgctgGCCAGCAGTCCGATTATGGAAGCGATCGGTAACGCGAAAACGACCCGGAATGACAATAGTTCGCGTTTTGGCAAGTTCACgaagctgctgttcctgcagAACCACTCGATGGCGCTGACCGGTGGAACGATGCAGACGTACCTACTGGAGAAGTCACGTGTGGTGTTCCAGGCACCGGGTGAACGGAACTATCACATCTTTTATCAGCTGTGTGCGGCTCGGGATGAGTGGCCGGAGCTGATGCTTGATCATCAGGACAAGTTCCATTTCCTGAATCAGGGTGAATCACCGCACATCAGCAAGCTGTCGGATCGGGACCAGTTCCAGGATACGCTGAATGCATTGAAGACACTCGGGTTCGATAAAAGCGAAGTCGGTGACATTATGAAGGTGATAGCGGCCGTGCTGCATCTTGGTAATGTCGTTTTCAGCCACCGACAGAAGAGCCAATCGCAGGAGGTGGATAGTGAGGCGTGTTCGATCGCCAGTAACGATCTGCATCTGAACGTGTTTAGCGACATTCTGCAGCTGGATCGGAACGAGCTACGGAAGTGGCTCGTAACGCGACAGATCGAGTCGATGAATGAGAGTGTGCTGATCCCGATGAACAAGGCACAGGCTGAAGCGACGCGAGACGCACTGGCAAAGCACATCTACGCCGAGCTGTTCCAGCACATTGTGCAGAAGATCAATCGCAATCTTGCTGGCAGTAAGAAGCAAACGTGCTGCTTTATTG GCGTGCTGGATATCTACGGGTTCGAAACGTTCGATATTAATTCGTTCGAACAGTTTTGCATCAATTATGCTAAcgagaagctgcagcagcagttcaatCAGCACGTGTTCAAACTCGAGCAGGAGCAGTATCTGCGCGAGGGCATAGAGTGGAAGATGATTGATTTCTATGACAACCAGCCGTGCATCGATCTGATCGAGTCGAAGCTTGGCATACTGGATCTGCTGGATGAGGAGTGCCGTATGCCACGGGGTAGCGATGAATCCTGGGTCGGCAAACTGCTAGAGAAGTGCAGCAAGTACGCACATTTCGACAAACCACGGTTCGGGACGACGGCCTTTTTGATTCGGCATTTCTCCGACACGGTGCAGTATGAGTCGCGCGGATTTCTCGAGAAGAATCGCGATACCGTTTCGCGGGAGCTCGTGACCTTGCTTAAGGCGTCGGGTATGAGATTGTGCCAGAAGCTAATGTCTGTGCAGGAGGATGGTCAGGGCAGTGATGGCAAAGCGCCGACCGCCGCTGGTGTGAAGATAATGGTCAGTGCTGCCCGTTCCCAG CCATCGGCGATggacaaaaagaagaag CCAATGACccagaaacaacaacgaaaaacggTGGGCTCACAGTTTCGCGAGAGTCTGACGCAACTGATCACCACGCTACACAACACCACTCCGCATTACGTTCGTTGCATAAAG CCCAACGATGATAAGGCACCATTCAAATGGGAGCCACCGAAGATCGTGCAGCAATTGCGGGCCTGTGGAGTGCTGGAAACGGTACGCATTTCGGCGGCCGGTTTTCCTTCCCGCTGGACCTACGAAGACTTTTACGAGCGCTATCGGTTACTCTGTAAACACGCTCAGATAGTGGACTGGAACGTGAATGCTAGTTGTTCGAACATCGTGCGAAACTGGCTGCACGATTCGGACAAATATCGGCTAGGTAAGACGCAGATCTTCTTCCGAGCCGGACAGGTGGCTTACCTGGAGCAGATGCGTACCGATACGAGACGGAAGCACATTATCCGTGTTCAGGCGCTTATTCGGCGCTTCATTTGCCAGCGACGCTACCAGCGGTTAAAGAGGACGGCTCTGGGCTTGCAACGGCACGCCCGAGGAATGCTGGCGAGAAA GCGGGCGGACAATTTGCGTAAGAACCGAGCGGCCGTTACGATCCAGCGGTATGTGCGCGGTTGGTTGCAGCGCAAGAAGTATGTCGCCATTCGAAGCGCTGTTCTTGGAATCCAGGCCAGGGCTCGTGGTTTCATGGCACGGCGCAAGTTCCATGAGGTACTGGATAACTATAAGGCAACACAGATTCAGCGTTTTTGTCGCGGCTACTTGGCGCGTCGTCGGTATCGGGAACGATTGGCGCACATCATCAAATGTCAGGCCGCGATCCGACGGTTCCTTGCTCGCCGTGCGTTCAAGCGGCTAAAGGCTGAAGCTCGCACCGTGGCACACATCCAGAAGATGTACAAGGGTTTGGAGAACAAGATCATCGAACTGCAGCAGCGGTACGATACGGTATCGAAGGAGAACGTAGCGCTCAAGAAGCAAACGGCGGAGGTTGTAGAGTTGCGCCTAAAGCTCGAGGCAATGAAGCGGCTCGAGAGCGAGATCAAGcatttgcagctgcagctcagCCAAAAGGACGAACGGTTGATACAAGCGATCCGACAGGTGGAGGGTGAACGAGATGAAAAGATGCAGCTTCTCGAGGAACGGCAACGTGAGGAGGAAACCCGATTGCGGGAACgggagcagctcgagcaggagCTCGCTAAAGTGCGGCGTGAAGTGACAGAGATCAGCACGGTTCATTTGGTTCAGCGAGAGCGATTGGTTTCACAAGCGGATACGGATGAGATTCATGCCGCGTATCAGCGCACGGTGAAGGATAAGGATGTGCTGGAGGGCGAAAATGTGGCCCTGCGGCaggaggttcgtcgcttgcagCGCATAATGGCAGACTCGCATGAGCTGAAAACTCATTCGCGTTCCATCAGCAATGCATCCAGCACGAACGAGGAAGACTATGGATACACCTCGGGGAGGAACACGCTCGATATTCGGCGAGCCTCACCCCATCCATACGAAG ATCCTTCCGATTCGCACGTTGGAGACTCACCACAAAACGATCAAACGGCCATCATCCTCCGAATGCGCAAACTATTCGAAGAGGAAAAGAACAAGAGTGACGCGCTGCGAAAGGAGCTGGCGCGGTTGAAGAAATCTTCCTCCTTCAGCACGGAGGACTCGATCCGCGCCTCCGAGCTGGAAGTGGAGAATGAGAAGCTGCGCCAGGACTACAACCTACTGCGCAACAGCATTAAACGGGGCGTCGAGTCACGCGAAATGGACGCCCAGTATACGGCGTTGCAGGAAGAGCTGAAACGGCGGCGCGAAGAGTGCATCTCGCTGAAGGGAGTGCTGGCACAGCAAAGCCAATCGTTGCGTTCCCTCGGCCAAACCGGCAACGGTGACACGAATGTCCGAATACACGACGAAGGTGAACTGATGGAAGCATTCCAGGCACAGAAGCTTGTCAATCGTCAGCTGGAATCGGAACTGCGAGCGATTACTGATGCCAATAATGAATCTATTATCGAAAGCAATCGCATTATCGATGGCCTAAAGACGGAGAACAGTGCGCTGCAGGAGATACTGGAGCGTGGTTTTGCAGCCGATGAAGAGGTCGATGTGGAAACAGTGCGCCAGAATGAGCAGTACTTACGGCACGAGCTACGTAAGTCGACGGCCGGCTACGTGGAGCTGCAGGAACAGCTGAACGAACTGCTGACCAAGAATGCGGAGTTGTTGCAGAAGAACAACATCCTCTCGAACAGGCTTCGCGATCATGGGTTAAATGATTCAATCCTAATGAACGAAGAGTTCCACAGCAGCATGATAGCGGTGGTGAAGAAACAATCGCAAAAGACCATCCAGGGTATACTGAAGTATCGTCATGCAGACCTAAGCAAGATCATGCAGCGACTTGTGACGGACTTAAAGCCACGAGTTGCCGTCACACTGGCACCGAGTCTACCGGCGTACGTTGTGTTCATGTGCATCCGCTACACGGATCTAGTCAATGTGGAAGAACACGTACGACCATTGCTGACGCGCTTTGTACAGATGATAAACCGTCTTTACCGTGTACCGAATTCGGTGGAAATTCGCGTCATGTGGCTTGCTAACACGCTTAC ACTTCACAATCTCATGAAACAGTTTGGTGGCTATCCCGACTACATGCAGTACAACACAGACGTTCAGAATGGGCAGCAGCTGAAGAACTTCGACTTGGCCGAATATCGGCACATAGTACACAATACCATCGTCTCGATTCACGATGTGCTGATCCGGCAGATACAGGAAAGCATTAAGCAGTATGTGGTACCCGCCATCCTGCACCACGACGAGACGGCTCGTGGTAAGAGCCGTCGAACGATGTCACTCGATGTGTCGCCGGAGCAGAACCGGTCGGAGCCCGAACTGCTGGTACAGCAGCTCGCCAGTGTGTACAACCACTTGACCAGCTTCGGCATGGACGGGTGCTACGTTGAGCAGATCTTCAGACAGCTGATGTACTACATCTGCGCCGTTTCGGTGAACAATCTGATGCTGCGCGGTGATCTGTGTATGTGGAAGACGGGCATGAAGCTGCGCTACAATGTGAGCTGTCTAGAGAACTGGGTGCGTTCGCTAAAGATGAATCCGGACGTGATGAAGCCCTTCTTGCCCCTGAATCAGATCTCCTCGATATTGCAAGCGCGCAAGACAGAGGAAGATGTGCATACGGTGCTGGAGCTAAGCACATCGCTTTCAACTGCGCAGGTCCTTAAG ATTATCAAATCATACAAGACGGATGATTGCGAAAACGCTATTAAACCGGCCTTCATCGAGCGGTTGACACAGCAGCTGAATTTACGTTCGGAGCAGCGTGAATCCGATACCTACATGATGGACGAGGACATTGTAAGCCCATTGATGGTGCTGTTCAAGTACAGCGAGGTGAATCTGCAGGAGATCGAAATACCACCCGAGTTGAACCTGGAATCGTTGGTTACCATGATCTAA
- the LOC125954406 gene encoding unconventional myosin-Va isoform X3 produces the protein MSSTELYVKDARVWIPHPDTVWEGAIVEQDYKQDDKQIDLLTDRGVRHTVPIKSPDDLPPLRNPAILIGQNDLTALSYLHEPDVLYNLEVRFCDRQAIYTYCGIVLVAINPYAELPLYGADLIRAYRGHSMGELEPHIFAVAEEAYAKLEREKCDISIIVSGESGAGKTVSAKYAMRYFAAVGGSESETQIEKKVLASSPIMEAIGNAKTTRNDNSSRFGKFTKLLFLQNHSMALTGGTMQTYLLEKSRVVFQAPGERNYHIFYQLCAARDEWPELMLDHQDKFHFLNQGESPHISKLSDRDQFQDTLNALKTLGFDKSEVGDIMKVIAAVLHLGNVVFSHRQKSQSQEVDSEACSIASNDLHLNVFSDILQLDRNELRKWLVTRQIESMNESVLIPMNKAQAEATRDALAKHIYAELFQHIVQKINRNLAGSKKQTCCFIGVLDIYGFETFDINSFEQFCINYANEKLQQQFNQHVFKLEQEQYLREGIEWKMIDFYDNQPCIDLIESKLGILDLLDEECRMPRGSDESWVGKLLEKCSKYAHFDKPRFGTTAFLIRHFSDTVQYESRGFLEKNRDTVSRELVTLLKASGMRLCQKLMSVQEDGQGSDGKAPTAAGVKIMVSAARSQPMTQKQQRKTVGSQFRESLTQLITTLHNTTPHYVRCIKPNDDKAPFKWEPPKIVQQLRACGVLETVRISAAGFPSRWTYEDFYERYRLLCKHAQIVDWNVNASCSNIVRNWLHDSDKYRLGKTQIFFRAGQVAYLEQMRTDTRRKHIIRVQALIRRFICQRRYQRLKRTALGLQRHARGMLARKRADNLRKNRAAVTIQRYVRGWLQRKKYVAIRSAVLGIQARARGFMARRKFHEVLDNYKATQIQRFCRGYLARRRYRERLAHIIKCQAAIRRFLARRAFKRLKAEARTVAHIQKMYKGLENKIIELQQRYDTVSKENVALKKQTAEVVELRLKLEAMKRLESEIKHLQLQLSQKDERLIQAIRQVEGERDEKMQLLEERQREEETRLREREQLEQELAKVRREVTEISTVHLVQRERLVSQADTDEIHAAYQRTVKDKDVLEGENVALRQEVRRLQRIMADSHELKTHSRSISNASSTNEEDYGYTSGRNTLDIRRASPHPYEDPSDSHVGDSPQNDQTAIILRMRKLFEEEKNKSDALRKELARLKKSSSFSTEDSIRASELEVENEKLRQDYNLLRNSIKRGVESREMDAQYTALQEELKRRREECISLKGVLAQQSQSLRSLGQTGNGDTNVRIHDEGELMEAFQAQKLVNRQLESELRAITDANNESIIESNRIIDGLKTENSALQEILERGFAADEEVDVETVRQNEQYLRHELRKSTAGYVELQEQLNELLTKNAELLQKNNILSNRLRDHGLNDSILMNEEFHSSMIAVVKKQSQKTIQGILKYRHADLSKIMQRLVTDLKPRVAVTLAPSLPAYVVFMCIRYTDLVNVEEHVRPLLTRFVQMINRLYRVPNSVEIRVMWLANTLTLHNLMKQFGGYPDYMQYNTDVQNGQQLKNFDLAEYRHIVHNTIVSIHDVLIRQIQESIKQYVVPAILHHDETARGKSRRTMSLDVSPEQNRSEPELLVQQLASVYNHLTSFGMDGCYVEQIFRQLMYYICAVSVNNLMLRGDLCMWKTGMKLRYNVSCLENWVRSLKMNPDVMKPFLPLNQISSILQARKTEEDVHTVLELSTSLSTAQVLKIIKSYKTDDCENAIKPAFIERLTQQLNLRSEQRESDTYMMDEDIVSPLMVLFKYSEVNLQEIEIPPELNLESLVTMI, from the exons GCAGGCCATCTACACGTACTGTGGTATCGTGCTGGTCGCGATCAATCCGTACGCCGAACTACCACTCTATGGAGCCGATCTCATCCGGGCGTACCGGGGTCACTCGATGGGAGAACTGGAACCGCACATCTTTGCCGTGGCCGAGGAAGCTTATGCGAAGCTCGAACGGGAAAAGTGCgatatcagcatcatcgtcagtgGAGAATCCGGTGCAGGGAAGACGGTTTCAGCAAAGTACGCGATGCGATACTTTGCCGCCGTTGGCGGTAGCGAGTCGGAGACAcagatcgagaagaaggtgctgGCCAGCAGTCCGATTATGGAAGCGATCGGTAACGCGAAAACGACCCGGAATGACAATAGTTCGCGTTTTGGCAAGTTCACgaagctgctgttcctgcagAACCACTCGATGGCGCTGACCGGTGGAACGATGCAGACGTACCTACTGGAGAAGTCACGTGTGGTGTTCCAGGCACCGGGTGAACGGAACTATCACATCTTTTATCAGCTGTGTGCGGCTCGGGATGAGTGGCCGGAGCTGATGCTTGATCATCAGGACAAGTTCCATTTCCTGAATCAGGGTGAATCACCGCACATCAGCAAGCTGTCGGATCGGGACCAGTTCCAGGATACGCTGAATGCATTGAAGACACTCGGGTTCGATAAAAGCGAAGTCGGTGACATTATGAAGGTGATAGCGGCCGTGCTGCATCTTGGTAATGTCGTTTTCAGCCACCGACAGAAGAGCCAATCGCAGGAGGTGGATAGTGAGGCGTGTTCGATCGCCAGTAACGATCTGCATCTGAACGTGTTTAGCGACATTCTGCAGCTGGATCGGAACGAGCTACGGAAGTGGCTCGTAACGCGACAGATCGAGTCGATGAATGAGAGTGTGCTGATCCCGATGAACAAGGCACAGGCTGAAGCGACGCGAGACGCACTGGCAAAGCACATCTACGCCGAGCTGTTCCAGCACATTGTGCAGAAGATCAATCGCAATCTTGCTGGCAGTAAGAAGCAAACGTGCTGCTTTATTG GCGTGCTGGATATCTACGGGTTCGAAACGTTCGATATTAATTCGTTCGAACAGTTTTGCATCAATTATGCTAAcgagaagctgcagcagcagttcaatCAGCACGTGTTCAAACTCGAGCAGGAGCAGTATCTGCGCGAGGGCATAGAGTGGAAGATGATTGATTTCTATGACAACCAGCCGTGCATCGATCTGATCGAGTCGAAGCTTGGCATACTGGATCTGCTGGATGAGGAGTGCCGTATGCCACGGGGTAGCGATGAATCCTGGGTCGGCAAACTGCTAGAGAAGTGCAGCAAGTACGCACATTTCGACAAACCACGGTTCGGGACGACGGCCTTTTTGATTCGGCATTTCTCCGACACGGTGCAGTATGAGTCGCGCGGATTTCTCGAGAAGAATCGCGATACCGTTTCGCGGGAGCTCGTGACCTTGCTTAAGGCGTCGGGTATGAGATTGTGCCAGAAGCTAATGTCTGTGCAGGAGGATGGTCAGGGCAGTGATGGCAAAGCGCCGACCGCCGCTGGTGTGAAGATAATGGTCAGTGCTGCCCGTTCCCAG CCAATGACccagaaacaacaacgaaaaacggTGGGCTCACAGTTTCGCGAGAGTCTGACGCAACTGATCACCACGCTACACAACACCACTCCGCATTACGTTCGTTGCATAAAG CCCAACGATGATAAGGCACCATTCAAATGGGAGCCACCGAAGATCGTGCAGCAATTGCGGGCCTGTGGAGTGCTGGAAACGGTACGCATTTCGGCGGCCGGTTTTCCTTCCCGCTGGACCTACGAAGACTTTTACGAGCGCTATCGGTTACTCTGTAAACACGCTCAGATAGTGGACTGGAACGTGAATGCTAGTTGTTCGAACATCGTGCGAAACTGGCTGCACGATTCGGACAAATATCGGCTAGGTAAGACGCAGATCTTCTTCCGAGCCGGACAGGTGGCTTACCTGGAGCAGATGCGTACCGATACGAGACGGAAGCACATTATCCGTGTTCAGGCGCTTATTCGGCGCTTCATTTGCCAGCGACGCTACCAGCGGTTAAAGAGGACGGCTCTGGGCTTGCAACGGCACGCCCGAGGAATGCTGGCGAGAAA GCGGGCGGACAATTTGCGTAAGAACCGAGCGGCCGTTACGATCCAGCGGTATGTGCGCGGTTGGTTGCAGCGCAAGAAGTATGTCGCCATTCGAAGCGCTGTTCTTGGAATCCAGGCCAGGGCTCGTGGTTTCATGGCACGGCGCAAGTTCCATGAGGTACTGGATAACTATAAGGCAACACAGATTCAGCGTTTTTGTCGCGGCTACTTGGCGCGTCGTCGGTATCGGGAACGATTGGCGCACATCATCAAATGTCAGGCCGCGATCCGACGGTTCCTTGCTCGCCGTGCGTTCAAGCGGCTAAAGGCTGAAGCTCGCACCGTGGCACACATCCAGAAGATGTACAAGGGTTTGGAGAACAAGATCATCGAACTGCAGCAGCGGTACGATACGGTATCGAAGGAGAACGTAGCGCTCAAGAAGCAAACGGCGGAGGTTGTAGAGTTGCGCCTAAAGCTCGAGGCAATGAAGCGGCTCGAGAGCGAGATCAAGcatttgcagctgcagctcagCCAAAAGGACGAACGGTTGATACAAGCGATCCGACAGGTGGAGGGTGAACGAGATGAAAAGATGCAGCTTCTCGAGGAACGGCAACGTGAGGAGGAAACCCGATTGCGGGAACgggagcagctcgagcaggagCTCGCTAAAGTGCGGCGTGAAGTGACAGAGATCAGCACGGTTCATTTGGTTCAGCGAGAGCGATTGGTTTCACAAGCGGATACGGATGAGATTCATGCCGCGTATCAGCGCACGGTGAAGGATAAGGATGTGCTGGAGGGCGAAAATGTGGCCCTGCGGCaggaggttcgtcgcttgcagCGCATAATGGCAGACTCGCATGAGCTGAAAACTCATTCGCGTTCCATCAGCAATGCATCCAGCACGAACGAGGAAGACTATGGATACACCTCGGGGAGGAACACGCTCGATATTCGGCGAGCCTCACCCCATCCATACGAAG ATCCTTCCGATTCGCACGTTGGAGACTCACCACAAAACGATCAAACGGCCATCATCCTCCGAATGCGCAAACTATTCGAAGAGGAAAAGAACAAGAGTGACGCGCTGCGAAAGGAGCTGGCGCGGTTGAAGAAATCTTCCTCCTTCAGCACGGAGGACTCGATCCGCGCCTCCGAGCTGGAAGTGGAGAATGAGAAGCTGCGCCAGGACTACAACCTACTGCGCAACAGCATTAAACGGGGCGTCGAGTCACGCGAAATGGACGCCCAGTATACGGCGTTGCAGGAAGAGCTGAAACGGCGGCGCGAAGAGTGCATCTCGCTGAAGGGAGTGCTGGCACAGCAAAGCCAATCGTTGCGTTCCCTCGGCCAAACCGGCAACGGTGACACGAATGTCCGAATACACGACGAAGGTGAACTGATGGAAGCATTCCAGGCACAGAAGCTTGTCAATCGTCAGCTGGAATCGGAACTGCGAGCGATTACTGATGCCAATAATGAATCTATTATCGAAAGCAATCGCATTATCGATGGCCTAAAGACGGAGAACAGTGCGCTGCAGGAGATACTGGAGCGTGGTTTTGCAGCCGATGAAGAGGTCGATGTGGAAACAGTGCGCCAGAATGAGCAGTACTTACGGCACGAGCTACGTAAGTCGACGGCCGGCTACGTGGAGCTGCAGGAACAGCTGAACGAACTGCTGACCAAGAATGCGGAGTTGTTGCAGAAGAACAACATCCTCTCGAACAGGCTTCGCGATCATGGGTTAAATGATTCAATCCTAATGAACGAAGAGTTCCACAGCAGCATGATAGCGGTGGTGAAGAAACAATCGCAAAAGACCATCCAGGGTATACTGAAGTATCGTCATGCAGACCTAAGCAAGATCATGCAGCGACTTGTGACGGACTTAAAGCCACGAGTTGCCGTCACACTGGCACCGAGTCTACCGGCGTACGTTGTGTTCATGTGCATCCGCTACACGGATCTAGTCAATGTGGAAGAACACGTACGACCATTGCTGACGCGCTTTGTACAGATGATAAACCGTCTTTACCGTGTACCGAATTCGGTGGAAATTCGCGTCATGTGGCTTGCTAACACGCTTAC ACTTCACAATCTCATGAAACAGTTTGGTGGCTATCCCGACTACATGCAGTACAACACAGACGTTCAGAATGGGCAGCAGCTGAAGAACTTCGACTTGGCCGAATATCGGCACATAGTACACAATACCATCGTCTCGATTCACGATGTGCTGATCCGGCAGATACAGGAAAGCATTAAGCAGTATGTGGTACCCGCCATCCTGCACCACGACGAGACGGCTCGTGGTAAGAGCCGTCGAACGATGTCACTCGATGTGTCGCCGGAGCAGAACCGGTCGGAGCCCGAACTGCTGGTACAGCAGCTCGCCAGTGTGTACAACCACTTGACCAGCTTCGGCATGGACGGGTGCTACGTTGAGCAGATCTTCAGACAGCTGATGTACTACATCTGCGCCGTTTCGGTGAACAATCTGATGCTGCGCGGTGATCTGTGTATGTGGAAGACGGGCATGAAGCTGCGCTACAATGTGAGCTGTCTAGAGAACTGGGTGCGTTCGCTAAAGATGAATCCGGACGTGATGAAGCCCTTCTTGCCCCTGAATCAGATCTCCTCGATATTGCAAGCGCGCAAGACAGAGGAAGATGTGCATACGGTGCTGGAGCTAAGCACATCGCTTTCAACTGCGCAGGTCCTTAAG ATTATCAAATCATACAAGACGGATGATTGCGAAAACGCTATTAAACCGGCCTTCATCGAGCGGTTGACACAGCAGCTGAATTTACGTTCGGAGCAGCGTGAATCCGATACCTACATGATGGACGAGGACATTGTAAGCCCATTGATGGTGCTGTTCAAGTACAGCGAGGTGAATCTGCAGGAGATCGAAATACCACCCGAGTTGAACCTGGAATCGTTGGTTACCATGATCTAA